The following DNA comes from Arthrobacter sp. SLBN-83.
CCGCCGCCTCGACGTAAAGGTGCAGGAGCCTGGACAGCGGCAGGTAAACGTCCCTGACTTCGTTGATGTCCAGGGGGTCGCCGAGCCCGCGAAGGCGCAGCACGTCCTCTTCATTAAGGGGCTGTTCCATCTGGGCGGCGAGGCGGGACCAGGTGTGCCGGTCCAGCTCCACGAACGGCGAGGCACCCTCCCCGTTCGCGTCGTTGCGTTGCGAAGTCACCTAAAGATTCTGCCCCGCGCCCGGCCCATCGCGAAATGACGCCCCTGCTCAGCGCGGCGTAGGTCGCAGGCGTACGGCAGCGGGGCCAGCCGGTTTAGAGCAACAGGCACGCTGCCGATAGTCTTGAGCCTATGTGTGGAATCGTGGGGTATGTAGGCCGTTCAGTTGACGGTGCAATTAATGGTCACAGTGCGTTGGACGTTGTCCTTGAGGGACTGCGCCGCCTGGAGTACCGCGGTTATGACTCTGCCGGTGTGGCTGTGGTGTCTGATGGCACCATTGAGGCGCGTAAGAAGTCCGGAAAGCTGAGCAACCTGATTGGTGAGCTGGAGGCCCGGCCGCTGCCGGAGACCCTGACCGGGATCGGGCACACCCGGTGGGCGACGCACGGCGGCCCGACGGACCGCAACGCGCACCCGCACCTGGCTGATGGCGGCAAGCTCGCCGTGATCCACAACGGCATTATCGAGAACTTCGCCGAACTCAAGCAGGAGCTGCTGGAGAAGGGCGTGACGTTCTTGTCCGAGACGGACACCGAGGTCGCTGCCGCGCTGCTGGCGGACATCCTGCGCAACCAGCTGGGCGGGGACCCCGCCAACGGTGGCCTGACCCGCGCCATGGAGCTGGCCTGCCAGCGCCTGGAGGGCGCCTTCACCCTGCTGGCCGTGCACGCAGACCAGCCCGACGTCGTCGTGGCCGCCCGCCGCAACTCACCCCTGGTGGTGGGCCTGGGCGAGGGGGAAAACTTCCTGGGCTCGGACGTGTCCGGGTTCATCGATTACACCCGCCGCGCCGTGGAACTGGGCCAGGACCAGATCGTGACAATCACCGCTGATTCGGTGGCGATCACCGATTTCTTCGGCAACCCGGCGCAGGGCAAGGAATACCACGTGGACTGGGACCCGGCCTCGGCGGAAAAGGGCGGTTTCTCCTCGTTCATGGAGAAGGAAATCCATGACCAGCCCGACGCCGTGGCGCAGACCCTGCTGGGCCGGTCGGACCTGGACGGCAAGCTGACCCTGGATGAGCTGCGGATCGATCCGGAGCTGTTGAAGCAGGTCAACAAGATCATCGTGCTGGCCTGCGGCACCGCCGCCTACGCCGGCACGGTGGCGAAGTACGCGATCGAGAACTGGTGCCGGATCCCCACCGAGGTGGAGCTCGCGCACGAGTTCCGCTACCGGGACCCGATCCTGGACGAGAACACCCTGGTGGTCTCCATCTCCCAGTCCGGGGAGACCATGGACACCCTGATGGCCGTCCGCTACGCCCGGGAACAGGGCGCGAAGACCATCTCGATCTGCAACACCAACGGCTCCACCATCCCGCGTGAATCCGACGCCGTGCTGTACACGCACGCCGGCCCGGAGATCGCGGTGGCCTCCACCAAGGCGTTCCTGGCCCAGATCACCGCCGCGTACCTGCTGGGCCTGTACCTGGCACAGCTGCGCGGGAACATCTTCACCGGGCAGATCAAGGACGTCCTGGCGGACCTGAACAAGATCCCCGCCAAAATCCAGACCATCCTGGACAACGCCGGACCGCTGCGGGAACTGGCCCGGTCCATGGCGGACGAGAAGTCCGTGCTGTTCCTGGGCCGACACGTGGGCTACCCCGTGGCCCTGGAAGGTGCGCTGAAGCTCAAGGAAATCGCGTACATCCACGCCGAAGGGTTCGCCGCCGGTGAGCTCAAGCACGGCCCCATCGCCCTGATCGATGAAGGCCAGCCGGTGTTCGTGGTGGTCCCGTCCCCGCGCGGGCGCGACTCGCTGCACTCCAAGGTGGTCTCCAACATCCAGGAAGTCCGCGCCCGCGGCGCCCGGACCCTGGTCATCGCCGAGGAAGGCGACGAAGCCGTCAAGGCCTACGCCGAGTACGTCTTCTACGTCCCCGAAACCCCCACCCTGCTCATGCCCCTGCTCACCACCGTCCCGCTGCAGATCTTCGCCGCGGAACTCGCAGCAGCCAAGGGCTACGACGTGGACCAGCCCCGCAACCTCGCCAAGAGCGTCACCGTCGAGTAATTGCTGTGAGACGCAAACCCCGGGCCCCCAACGGCCCGGGGTTTGCGCGTTAAAGTCCAGCTTTTGCGCTGATGGCGGACAGCGGCGGCCAGCGGCGTGGACCGGCTTCCGGCAGAGGGGTGCAACCGTAGAATGAACCGCATGATCGTTGGCATTGGGGTAGACGTAGTAGACATTGAGCGGTTCGGCCGCCAGCTGGAGCGGACGCCGGGCCTGAGGGACCGCCTGTTCGTACCTGCGGAACGGGACCTGAACACCCGCTCCCTGGCTGCCCGTTTCGCCGCGAAGGAAGCCGTGGCAAAGGTGCTGGGCGCCCCTGCCGGCATGAACTGGCAGGACTGCTGGATCGGCCTGGACCAGAACGGGCCCACCGTCCAGGTGAAGGGCACCGTCCTGGCTGTAGCCGAGGCCAAGGGCGTCAAGCGCTGGCACCTGTCCATCAGCCACGACGGCGGCATTGCCACTGCTACGGTCCTGGCCGAGGGCTGATACGGGCGGCCGCCATGATCAGCGCCTACACCGGAACGCAGGTCCGCGCAGCCGAGGAACCCCTCCTGGCCGCCGGTCTGGGGGACACGCTCATGCAGCGCGCCGCGCACGGGCTGGCCAACGCCGTCGCCCATGAGCTCAAGGACAGCGGCACCCGCCTGAACGGTGCCCGCGTCGTGGTGCTGGTGGGCAAAGGCAACAACGGCGGGGACGGCTTGTATGCCGCCGCTTTCCTCGCGGCCCGTGGGATGCGCACGACGGCGGTACTCACCGGAGATGCGGCCCACCCGGCTGGCTTGGCCGCATTTGAGCGCGCCGGCGGCAGGATGCACCGGCTCACTGAAGCGGCACTTCCGGAACTGGCCGCCGAAGCCGCCGCGGCCGACGTCGTGATTGACGCCGTCCTGGGGACCGGCGCCAAGGGCGGGCTGCGGGGGAGCGCTGCAGACCTCATGCAGGCCATCGCGGACGCACACCGCCCCGGCTTTGTGGTGGCCTGCGACCTTCCCAGCGGAGTGGACGCCGATACCGGCGAGGCTTCCGTCCCGGTCCTGCCGGCCGATCTGACAGTCACGTTCGGCGGCGCAAAGTCAGGGTTGCTGGCCGATCCCGGTGCCGATTACGCCGGCCGCGTCCTGGTGGTGCCGATCGGGATCGAGGAGCACCTGCCGCAGCCCACGCTGCGCCGCCTCGAGGACCCCGACCTCGAGCGCCTCCTGCCGCACCCGGCCCGGCGCGCCCAGAAGTACTCCCGCGGCGTGCTGGGCGTGGTGGCCGGATCCGAGGACTACCCCGGCGCCGCAGTGCTCGCCTGCCGCGGCGCGCTTGCCGCGGGGGTGGGCATGGTCCGGTACCTTGGGCCGCCGTCCGTAGCCGACCTGGTCCGTCAGTCCTGCCCCGAGGTTGTCTGCAGCACCGGGACCGTGGCCGAAAACCGGGTGCAGGCCTGGCTGGTGGGCTCCGGCCTCGGACCGCACGACCACGAACAGCTGACCCGTGCACGGGACGCCATTGCGTCGGACCTTCCGGTCGTGGCCGACGCCGGTGCGCTGCCGGCACTGCCTGCCATCCTGGCCCCGCATGTGGTGCTGACCCCGCACGCCGGTGAGCTCGCGTCGCTGTTCCACCGGCTGGGCCGCGGGGAGGACCGGGAGTCGGTGGAAGCCGCAACGCTCGCTGCCGTCCGCCATGCGGCTGACCGCACCGGGGCCACCGTGCTGCTCAAGGGCGCCACGACGCTCGTGGCTGCACCCTGGGGCACCACCTACAGCCAGGTGGACGGCACGCCGTGGCTTGCCACTGCCGGCAGTGGGGACGTCCTGGCCGGCGTCATTGGTGCGCTGCTCGCCCAGGCAGGGTCCGACGTCGGCCGCTTCCGTCAGCTGGGCGTTGAACCGGAGGGGCGGTGGGCCGCCATCGCCGCACTTGGCGCGGCACTGCACGGCCAGGCGGGGAGGGCCGCATCGGAGGCCGTATCCGGCGGCCCGATCACCGCAGGCCGCGTTGCGGATGCCCTACCCGAAATTTGGGGTAAAGTCAGCATGCTTAGTAACTATGGAGCG
Coding sequences within:
- a CDS encoding NAD(P)H-hydrate epimerase — translated: MISAYTGTQVRAAEEPLLAAGLGDTLMQRAAHGLANAVAHELKDSGTRLNGARVVVLVGKGNNGGDGLYAAAFLAARGMRTTAVLTGDAAHPAGLAAFERAGGRMHRLTEAALPELAAEAAAADVVIDAVLGTGAKGGLRGSAADLMQAIADAHRPGFVVACDLPSGVDADTGEASVPVLPADLTVTFGGAKSGLLADPGADYAGRVLVVPIGIEEHLPQPTLRRLEDPDLERLLPHPARRAQKYSRGVLGVVAGSEDYPGAAVLACRGALAAGVGMVRYLGPPSVADLVRQSCPEVVCSTGTVAENRVQAWLVGSGLGPHDHEQLTRARDAIASDLPVVADAGALPALPAILAPHVVLTPHAGELASLFHRLGRGEDRESVEAATLAAVRHAADRTGATVLLKGATTLVAAPWGTTYSQVDGTPWLATAGSGDVLAGVIGALLAQAGSDVGRFRQLGVEPEGRWAAIAALGAALHGQAGRAASEAVSGGPITAGRVADALPEIWGKVSMLSNYGAWKRNSHSQPLR
- the glmS gene encoding glutamine--fructose-6-phosphate transaminase (isomerizing) — protein: MCGIVGYVGRSVDGAINGHSALDVVLEGLRRLEYRGYDSAGVAVVSDGTIEARKKSGKLSNLIGELEARPLPETLTGIGHTRWATHGGPTDRNAHPHLADGGKLAVIHNGIIENFAELKQELLEKGVTFLSETDTEVAAALLADILRNQLGGDPANGGLTRAMELACQRLEGAFTLLAVHADQPDVVVAARRNSPLVVGLGEGENFLGSDVSGFIDYTRRAVELGQDQIVTITADSVAITDFFGNPAQGKEYHVDWDPASAEKGGFSSFMEKEIHDQPDAVAQTLLGRSDLDGKLTLDELRIDPELLKQVNKIIVLACGTAAYAGTVAKYAIENWCRIPTEVELAHEFRYRDPILDENTLVVSISQSGETMDTLMAVRYAREQGAKTISICNTNGSTIPRESDAVLYTHAGPEIAVASTKAFLAQITAAYLLGLYLAQLRGNIFTGQIKDVLADLNKIPAKIQTILDNAGPLRELARSMADEKSVLFLGRHVGYPVALEGALKLKEIAYIHAEGFAAGELKHGPIALIDEGQPVFVVVPSPRGRDSLHSKVVSNIQEVRARGARTLVIAEEGDEAVKAYAEYVFYVPETPTLLMPLLTTVPLQIFAAELAAAKGYDVDQPRNLAKSVTVE
- a CDS encoding holo-ACP synthase, yielding MIVGIGVDVVDIERFGRQLERTPGLRDRLFVPAERDLNTRSLAARFAAKEAVAKVLGAPAGMNWQDCWIGLDQNGPTVQVKGTVLAVAEAKGVKRWHLSISHDGGIATATVLAEG